The nucleotide sequence GTGTAGAAAGCTTCTTCTCCCTCCTTAAACGAAAAACTAAGTCCTTCTATAATAGATTCCCTAATAATTTCAAATTTATTACCATTATCTCCTGGCTTAATTCTTTCGCCTCCATCTATAACTACCTCTTATCCTTATCTTGACAATCTCATGCAATAATACCGTAAAATATATATAATCCATCATTGATAACATACAAATTAAAGAATTTTTTATATAATTTCATAATATCCTTAATTAATAACTTATATAAATATTAAATGGTGATATGATGTCGAAAAATATTAATATTATTGGCTATATATTACTCACCGTTTTCTTAATATTAGTCCCTGCGTATGGAGAAAGTGTTGATGACTATAAATATAGATTAGGAGACATTAACAAGGATGGTTCAGTAAATATCGCAGACGTTGTATACATGTTTAAGCATTTAAATGATGTTCCAGTATATGATGGGGACTTAAACGCAGATGATAGCGTAGATATTGCAGATGTTGTATATCTATTTGTTCATTTACAGCAGTTAAGTGCACCAATTCACTATGCCAAATTATTAAAAATAACCTACTATGATAAAAATGGAAATATCGTCAATCCATACAATGGAGAACCATATGCATACAAAATATTAGTAGATGCCACAGGACAAAGATTCTTACTAAAAAATGAAAGTGAGCCAATTCCAGCATGGGCTGAAGGAAAATACGATAAAGTAATTAATGTTCCATTAAAAAGAGTTGTAGTAATGAGTTCCACACACATTGCCTTAATGGAACCATTAAACGATGATGGTTCAGTTATTGCCTCAGTGAAGGGAATAATGTGGGGTCATATGTATAAGTGGTACTTTGATAATATCAAAGAAGGTTTAGAAAATGGTTCAATAATTGATGTAGGTTCAACATACAATCCTAATTGGGACTTAATCCTTAACCTTTCACCACAAGTCATATTTGTCTATCCAGGATACAGTGGAGATGCAATCATTGCAAAATGTAAGGAGTTAAACTTAACATATGTTGCAGATGCTGAATACTTAGAAGATTCCTATCTTGCAAGATGTGAATGGGTAAAAATGTTTGCAGCATTCTATAATAAAGAAAATGTAGCAAAAGAGTACTTCACAAGAATTGAAAAGAATGCATTAAATGTTAGAAGAATTGTAAGTAAAAGTACTACAAGACCATTAGTGGCTTGGGGTAAGAATTATCCAAAATGGGGAGGAACTTATGTTCCAAGAGCTCAGTCATATGTTGCTAAGGGTATAGAGTTCTGTGGAGGAGATTATATATTCAAGGATCTTCCAGGAACAGGTAGTGCATGTATAGATTATGAAACTTTCGCAGAGAGAGCAAAAAATGCAGATATTTGGGTAGTACCTTCAAGTACTACATGGTTAACAACATTCAAAGAAGATGATCCTGGATATGAATACTTCAAAGCAGTTAGAGATGGAAGATTGTTCTGTATAAGTGACGACTACTGGCAACTTGGATTAATGAATACTGATCAAGTATTAGAAGATTTAGCAACAATCATCCATCCAGAGCTATTCAAAGGAAGAACTACTCACTACTTCTTAAGATACTATCCAGATAATAATACAGCAGTACCATATACAGCAGGATAAAATAATATCCTCACGCTATATTCTCCTCTCCTATTTTCAACTTTTAATAAATTTTTAAAAGGTGAGTATCGATGAACTGGAAGATGGTATTATTACCAATCTTAATTTTGAGTTTTATAGCAGGAGTTTATGGAGAAAATATAATTGTAGAGTTAGTTCCATCAAATTTGACAGTTACATTAGGAGAGAGTTTTAATTTAACATTGAAAGTAGAAAATATCCCAAATGGAACAATATCTAATGGTTATGAAAATTACTCTGGATACTGTGGAGGTTTTGAGACAGTAATTTATTATAACCCATCTGTACTAAATATAAGTCAAAATGATGTGATTTTAAGTAATATAGCCAATACTGCATCTTTAAAAAATGTAAGTGTCGAAAATGGATCAATATCAATAAAATTAGTATGGTTGAGTAACTATCCATCTGGAAACTTTACAATCGCTACTTTAAAGTTTAAATCAGTAAATGTATCAGATAATGCAACAGTTTCTTTACAAAATACTGTAGTATCCACTTCAGATGGATATAGTTACAGTAAAATAGGAGTAAATGTAACTTTAAAGAATGCTTATATTAAAATTATTGAAAAACCTATTGCTGATTTAATAGTTCCTAAAGTTATAAAAGCAGAACTTGGAGACAATGTAACAATTCCAGTAATTGTATCTCCTAAAGAAAATGAAACTGTAAAGTTAATTAAAGGATATTTATCATATGATAAAAACTTCTTAAAACCAATAAGTGTTAAATCAGACGTAGGAACAGTTTACTTCAACAGTTCAAGTGGTTTCTTTGAAATAGATAACATAAATCAATCTAACAATTTCACAATAGATATTACTTACAATGTAATAAATGTTGGTAATACAACAGTAAAATTAGATAATGTCTATATGGAAGATACAAATGGTAGTTTTGTAAGTGGTATTACTTCCAACGCTACTGAAATAGTGATTCCTGGACCAGATTTAGTTTGTAAAATTATTCCAGTGTCCTTAAAGGCTTATGAAAACAACACTATTCCAGTAGTAATAAAGAATATAGGAGAGAGAAATGTAACAAACAATTTCACAGTTACCTTGTATGCAGATACATTTGAGGTAGGTTCATGTATAGTTAATGGATTAGATGTGAATCAAACTAAGGAAGTAAACTTTACATTCATGCCTACCGAAGAGAAAAACTATACACTTGTCGCTGTAGTTGATACAAACAACAATGTAAAAGAGGTTAACGAATATAATAACAAATATGTTTGTAATTTATATGCTGTTGAGTTACCAATTAGTGTAAATTTAGAATCTTCAACAAACTTAACAAAAACAGAATATACCTTCGAAGTAAATATTACACTAAACAATATAACTCCTGAAAGACCTGCAAAGGCTATACAAGGAGTTTTAACATATAATCCAAATGTAGTAGAGTGTATAAATTTCACATTCATGATAAAACCTTCTGAAGTAAATGGAACATTCTTAGAAAATGTAACATATGAAAACGGAAAAGTATTATTTAAGTTAATGGATGGAAATATTAACCATTCAATTGTCATAGCTACTGCTAAATTTAAAGCAATAGATGTAGGTAGTACAAATATTGGATTATCTGATGTAGTAGTCTCTGATATAAATGGATATAAATTCCATAAGGTATTTACTAACAATTTAAGTATCATTGTACAAGGGCCAAACCTTAAAATAGTTAATCTGAGTGTTCCAAATCCTTCAATATATAGAGTACCAACAACAATAAATGTTACAATAACAAACAATGGACACCAAGATGTAAATAAATCATTTAATGTTGCATTGTATGCAGATACCGAAGAAATTGGAGAAGTAACTGTTAATGGGCTAAATATTAGCCAGGTTAAAACAGTAACCTTCAATTGGACTCCAAATGATATACATACATATACAATAGTTGCAGTAGTACATCCAAACAATGTAATTAAAGAAGAAAACGAAAGTGATAACAAAGTTGTTAAAGAAGTAAAAGTTATTGAAATTCCAGTATGGGTTTCAGTATATAATACAACCCCAGTAGTAAATGGAACATTTAATGCTACAATAGAAGTTAAAGGTATTGAAAACAAAAGACCTTGTGGAGGTTATGAAGGTATCTTAATTCTTAAAAACTTAAAAATTGAAAATATACAACTACTTGGACCAGAGTCCTGTACGAACTATACTATAAACAATAATGAGTTAATGTTTATGGGATTCAATTTCACAGCATCAGGAACCTTTAAAATAGCAAATATAACATTTAAAATAGTTAATGAAAATGACAATTACTCAGCAATTTTAAAGAATATAATATTATCAGACAAAGACGGATATAGATTTAGAATGGTATTTGTTAATAATACTATATTAAATAAGGAATTAAAAGAAGCTCTTAAAGGATTGCTAATTGAAGCAGATGTGCTTGATAAAATAAATATTGATAATATTAAATTAGAGTCTGCAGGTAACATTAATATAACAATCTTGCCTATTAATATTGATAATAAAACTGATGAAATAATAATACCAAAAGTTAGTGACAATATTTCAGTAAATATTACAGACAATATATTATCAACAATAACATCAGTTTATTATGAAGCTGAAACCTTGTATGAGATTACTAAGTATATAGATAATGAAAATAAATTTAACGAAACATTAGATATGATTGTTAAAGATGTTAAACCAGTATTATATGTAGGATATAATATAACAAATATAACAAAAGAAGAGCCAAAGAAAATTGGCAATAAATTAATATCAACTATAAAATTAAAAGTAGAAAATACATCCAAAGGATTCATAATCATAAGAATGCCTATTGGTAAGTTAAATGTAGAAAATATCATTGTAAATAATGGAACTGAAAACATAACACTAAAAGAAAATGACATAAACAGTAAAATAGGATGGTATAGAATACTCAATGATGGTATATTAGAAATAACCTTACTTAAAGATCCTGAAATTTATATAGAACTTTCTGCAACACTACCAGTAACAACTACAACAACCTACAGTAGTGGAGGAGGATATATCTTAACAGGTGGAACAAATATTCCATATCCAGATGTAGCGAGAGACATAAAATCGTTAAAGATTAGAGAAATAGTACATAATTCATTAGTAGTAGTAGGATCAGAGATTGATTTGAATTTATCAGCAAGATATCTCAAGGCTATAAATGAAATAAACCTGACAAAGAAACCAATAGAAATAAATAGAGATATGATAATAATAGGTGGGCCAATAGCGAATCCAGAAGCTAAGAAGTATATGTGGCTATTCCCAGTCAAAGTAACTAATGACTATCCAGGAAAACACAAAGGAGTTATAGAAAAACAAATAATAAATGGACATTTAGTTATTCTCTTAGCAGGTTCTGATAGATGGGGTACAAAGGCAGCAGTAGAATACTTCAAACAATTAGATGATATTCCAGATGAACCAATATTCGTTGAATGGGTTAATAATACAGCCATAAGAATTGAAAAACCTTAAATTTTCTTTATTATCCTATTTTTTTTCATCTTTACATCAAATTTTAATTTTACTAATTTTAAAAAACCTTATATATTTTATTTTTCTTATTTTTTATTTAACATTTGAATTATAATATTCAAATTTTTAGTTATTAAGTATTAGAGTTGATACTATGAAATTTACGATAGTGTTAGGGACAAGGCCAGAGATTATAAAGCTCTCACCAATAATTAGAGTTTTAGATAAAACTAACATAGATTGGAGTATAATACATACTAACCAGCATTATTCTGAAAATATGGATAAAATATTTTTTGAACAGTTAAATTTACCAAAACCAAAATATAATTTGGGCATAGGTTCTGGAACTCACGGAGAGCAGACGGGGAAAATGTTAATTAAAGTTGAGAGAGTTCTTTTAAAGGAAAAACCTAATGTTGTTATAGTTCAAGGGGATACAAATACAGTTTTA is from Methanocaldococcus sp. and encodes:
- a CDS encoding ABC transporter substrate-binding protein: MSKNINIIGYILLTVFLILVPAYGESVDDYKYRLGDINKDGSVNIADVVYMFKHLNDVPVYDGDLNADDSVDIADVVYLFVHLQQLSAPIHYAKLLKITYYDKNGNIVNPYNGEPYAYKILVDATGQRFLLKNESEPIPAWAEGKYDKVINVPLKRVVVMSSTHIALMEPLNDDGSVIASVKGIMWGHMYKWYFDNIKEGLENGSIIDVGSTYNPNWDLILNLSPQVIFVYPGYSGDAIIAKCKELNLTYVADAEYLEDSYLARCEWVKMFAAFYNKENVAKEYFTRIEKNALNVRRIVSKSTTRPLVAWGKNYPKWGGTYVPRAQSYVAKGIEFCGGDYIFKDLPGTGSACIDYETFAERAKNADIWVVPSSTTWLTTFKEDDPGYEYFKAVRDGRLFCISDDYWQLGLMNTDQVLEDLATIIHPELFKGRTTHYFLRYYPDNNTAVPYTAG
- a CDS encoding CARDB domain-containing protein, which translates into the protein MNWKMVLLPILILSFIAGVYGENIIVELVPSNLTVTLGESFNLTLKVENIPNGTISNGYENYSGYCGGFETVIYYNPSVLNISQNDVILSNIANTASLKNVSVENGSISIKLVWLSNYPSGNFTIATLKFKSVNVSDNATVSLQNTVVSTSDGYSYSKIGVNVTLKNAYIKIIEKPIADLIVPKVIKAELGDNVTIPVIVSPKENETVKLIKGYLSYDKNFLKPISVKSDVGTVYFNSSSGFFEIDNINQSNNFTIDITYNVINVGNTTVKLDNVYMEDTNGSFVSGITSNATEIVIPGPDLVCKIIPVSLKAYENNTIPVVIKNIGERNVTNNFTVTLYADTFEVGSCIVNGLDVNQTKEVNFTFMPTEEKNYTLVAVVDTNNNVKEVNEYNNKYVCNLYAVELPISVNLESSTNLTKTEYTFEVNITLNNITPERPAKAIQGVLTYNPNVVECINFTFMIKPSEVNGTFLENVTYENGKVLFKLMDGNINHSIVIATAKFKAIDVGSTNIGLSDVVVSDINGYKFHKVFTNNLSIIVQGPNLKIVNLSVPNPSIYRVPTTINVTITNNGHQDVNKSFNVALYADTEEIGEVTVNGLNISQVKTVTFNWTPNDIHTYTIVAVVHPNNVIKEENESDNKVVKEVKVIEIPVWVSVYNTTPVVNGTFNATIEVKGIENKRPCGGYEGILILKNLKIENIQLLGPESCTNYTINNNELMFMGFNFTASGTFKIANITFKIVNENDNYSAILKNIILSDKDGYRFRMVFVNNTILNKELKEALKGLLIEADVLDKINIDNIKLESAGNINITILPINIDNKTDEIIIPKVSDNISVNITDNILSTITSVYYEAETLYEITKYIDNENKFNETLDMIVKDVKPVLYVGYNITNITKEEPKKIGNKLISTIKLKVENTSKGFIIIRMPIGKLNVENIIVNNGTENITLKENDINSKIGWYRILNDGILEITLLKDPEIYIELSATLPVTTTTTYSSGGGYILTGGTNIPYPDVARDIKSLKIREIVHNSLVVVGSEIDLNLSARYLKAINEINLTKKPIEINRDMIIIGGPIANPEAKKYMWLFPVKVTNDYPGKHKGVIEKQIINGHLVILLAGSDRWGTKAAVEYFKQLDDIPDEPIFVEWVNNTAIRIEKP